A stretch of the Rhizobium leguminosarum genome encodes the following:
- a CDS encoding aldo/keto reductase: MTSDQPIRWGIIGPGTIARTFADGVAHSRTGKLVAIATRNPSKPGLAENFPGARIVNGYEVLLSDPEVDAVYISVPHTGHAEWAIKAARAGKHILVEKPIALSAYDAEAVYYEAKKAGVFAGEAFMYRVHPQTEKLIELIKSGVIGTVRIIRSSFGFNMGSYKPEHRLFANDTAGGGILDVGGYPVSMARLIAGAAEGKVFLEPEKVSGVAHLGESGVDEWASAVLKFPNEIIAEVSCSIMAQQDNVLRIIGSEGRIEVADFWFASGHKGGVGKIEIFRGGKQETVEIKEDRWLYSFEADAAGDAIRAGRTEFSSPGMSWADSIGNLRVLDQWRASVGLEYGVEKAAKRTTNIAGGAVTRGSSIPRRQIPGISKPASVVTLGFEFFPNFAAASLTLDAFYEAGGNVFDTAYVYGAGKTEAIFGDWHTSRKVPREEIVLIGKGAHSPLCYPDMIAKQLDQSLARLKTDYVDIYFMHRDNTDVPVGEFVDAMDAEVKRGRIRGIFGGSNWTRARFDEAIAYAEKTGKAAPAALSNNFSLAEMLDPIWAGCVAASDDDWKKWLNDKQIPNFAWSSQGRGFFTDRAGRDKRDDEEVVRVWYSERNFGRRDRAIELANKLGRNPIHIALAYVIAQPFPVIPLIGPRTVAELEDSLSALDIKLTPDQVKWLEG, from the coding sequence ATGACTTCCGATCAACCGATCCGCTGGGGCATCATCGGCCCCGGCACCATCGCCCGCACCTTTGCCGACGGCGTCGCCCATTCGCGCACCGGTAAATTGGTGGCGATCGCCACCCGCAATCCATCCAAGCCGGGACTTGCAGAAAACTTCCCCGGCGCCCGCATCGTCAATGGTTATGAGGTCCTGCTTTCCGACCCCGAGGTTGATGCCGTCTATATCTCCGTGCCCCACACCGGCCATGCCGAATGGGCGATCAAGGCCGCGCGCGCCGGCAAACATATCCTCGTCGAGAAGCCGATCGCACTTTCGGCCTATGATGCCGAAGCCGTTTATTACGAAGCGAAAAAAGCAGGCGTCTTTGCCGGCGAAGCCTTTATGTACCGCGTGCATCCGCAGACAGAAAAGCTGATCGAACTCATCAAGAGCGGCGTCATCGGCACTGTCCGCATCATCCGCTCGAGCTTCGGCTTCAACATGGGCAGCTATAAGCCGGAACACCGGCTTTTCGCCAACGATACCGCCGGCGGCGGCATTCTCGATGTCGGCGGCTATCCAGTCTCGATGGCGAGGCTGATTGCTGGCGCTGCAGAGGGCAAGGTCTTCCTCGAACCGGAGAAGGTTTCGGGCGTTGCCCATCTCGGCGAGAGCGGCGTCGATGAATGGGCGTCCGCCGTGCTCAAATTCCCGAACGAGATCATTGCCGAAGTCTCCTGCTCGATCATGGCGCAGCAGGATAACGTCTTGCGCATCATCGGCTCCGAGGGCCGGATCGAAGTCGCCGACTTCTGGTTCGCCTCGGGCCATAAGGGCGGCGTCGGCAAGATCGAGATCTTCAGGGGCGGCAAACAGGAAACCGTCGAAATCAAAGAAGACCGTTGGCTCTATTCCTTCGAGGCGGATGCGGCGGGTGATGCCATCCGGGCCGGCAGAACCGAATTCAGTTCACCCGGCATGAGCTGGGCGGATTCGATCGGAAACCTGCGCGTGCTCGACCAGTGGCGCGCCTCTGTCGGCCTCGAATATGGGGTCGAGAAAGCGGCGAAACGCACGACCAACATTGCCGGCGGCGCGGTAACGCGCGGCAGCAGCATTCCGCGGCGCCAGATACCCGGCATTTCCAAGCCGGCCTCGGTTGTCACACTCGGCTTCGAGTTCTTCCCGAACTTCGCCGCCGCCTCGCTGACGCTCGACGCCTTCTATGAGGCCGGCGGCAATGTCTTCGATACCGCCTATGTCTACGGGGCCGGCAAGACGGAAGCGATCTTCGGCGACTGGCACACGAGCCGCAAAGTGCCGCGCGAGGAGATCGTGCTGATCGGCAAAGGCGCGCATTCGCCGCTCTGCTATCCCGATATGATCGCAAAACAGCTCGACCAGTCTCTCGCCCGGCTGAAGACCGACTATGTCGACATCTACTTCATGCATCGCGACAATACCGACGTGCCAGTCGGCGAATTCGTCGATGCCATGGATGCCGAGGTCAAACGCGGCCGCATCCGTGGCATCTTCGGCGGCTCGAACTGGACGCGGGCGCGTTTCGACGAGGCGATCGCCTATGCCGAAAAGACTGGCAAGGCGGCGCCGGCGGCGCTTTCCAACAACTTCTCGCTCGCCGAGATGCTCGATCCGATCTGGGCCGGCTGCGTCGCCGCCTCCGATGACGATTGGAAGAAATGGCTGAACGACAAGCAGATCCCGAACTTTGCCTGGTCGAGCCAGGGCCGCGGCTTCTTTACCGATCGTGCGGGCCGCGACAAGCGAGACGATGAAGAAGTCGTGCGGGTGTGGTATTCCGAGCGGAATTTCGGTCGCCGCGACCGCGCCATCGAACTGGCCAACAAACTCGGCCGCAATCCGATCCACATTGCGCTTGCCTATGTGATCGCCCAGCCCTTCCCGGTCATTCCGCTGATCGGGCCGCGCACCGTCGCCGAACTGGAAGACAGTCTTTCGGCGCTCGACATCAAGCTGACACCCGATCAGGTGAAATGGCTGGAAGGCTG
- a CDS encoding ABC transporter ATP-binding protein: protein MAELSLSNIVKRFGGFEIIHGANLEVKDGEFVVFVGPSGCGKSTLLRMIAGLEDITSGKLQIGGRVVNDVEPADRGIAMVFQSYALYPHLTVEENLSFGLRMNGNPKADSERRVSHVAEILQITELMKRRPKQLSGGQRQRVAIGRAIVREPEVFLFDEPLSNLDAELRVQMRVEISRLHKKLGTTMIYVTHDQTEAMTLADRIVVLRAGNIEQIGAPLDLYDDPANQFVAGFVGSPKMNFLKAVVVETQPGRAVIALESDTNMRLPLPVADPIEAGAKVTLGIRPEHFVDAGMGDADLTVAIDVAEHLGNTSYIYAAIGSEQLIIERPESRVAGNRETLTVGLPASRTFLFDGAGKRLR, encoded by the coding sequence ATGGCAGAGCTTTCACTCAGCAATATCGTCAAGCGCTTCGGCGGCTTTGAGATCATCCATGGCGCCAATCTGGAGGTCAAGGACGGCGAATTCGTCGTCTTCGTCGGCCCGTCCGGCTGCGGCAAATCCACGCTGCTGCGGATGATCGCCGGCCTCGAGGACATCACCTCAGGCAAGCTTCAGATCGGTGGCAGGGTCGTCAACGACGTCGAGCCCGCCGATCGCGGCATCGCCATGGTCTTCCAGTCCTATGCGCTCTATCCGCACCTGACCGTCGAGGAAAACTTGAGCTTCGGCCTGCGGATGAACGGCAATCCGAAGGCCGATAGCGAGCGGCGCGTGAGCCACGTCGCCGAGATCCTGCAGATCACCGAGCTGATGAAGCGGCGACCGAAGCAGCTTTCCGGCGGTCAGCGCCAGCGCGTCGCGATCGGCCGCGCCATCGTCCGCGAACCGGAGGTGTTCCTGTTCGACGAGCCCTTGTCAAACCTCGATGCCGAACTGCGCGTGCAAATGCGTGTCGAGATTTCCAGGCTGCACAAGAAACTCGGCACGACGATGATCTACGTCACCCACGACCAGACGGAGGCGATGACGCTCGCCGACAGGATCGTCGTGCTGCGCGCCGGCAATATCGAGCAGATCGGCGCACCGCTCGATCTCTACGACGATCCCGCCAACCAGTTCGTCGCCGGCTTCGTCGGATCGCCGAAGATGAATTTCCTGAAGGCCGTGGTCGTCGAGACGCAGCCGGGCAGGGCGGTGATCGCGCTGGAAAGCGACACCAACATGCGCCTGCCGCTGCCCGTCGCCGATCCGATCGAAGCGGGTGCGAAGGTGACGCTTGGTATCCGTCCCGAACATTTCGTCGATGCGGGCATGGGCGATGCCGATCTCACCGTCGCCATCGACGTGGCCGAACATCTCGGCAATACGAGCTACATCTATGCCGCGATCGGGTCCGAGCAGCTGATCATCGAGCGGCCGGAATCGCGCGTCGCCGGCAATCGCGAGACGTTGACGGTCGGCCTTCCCGCCAGCCGCACGTTCCTTTTCGACGGGGCCGGCAAACGGCTTCGCTAG
- a CDS encoding carbohydrate ABC transporter permease, whose protein sequence is MKSRSQSLLMRRIALHAALAPLAVIWLFPLWMMFVFSTMPDNGIFSPDIVLWPSTNFIENFKNLQADTDFVGAMVISVGVALIYTFLSVMLTSMAGWALARYRFVGRSIVIAIIIGTITLPFSVVVIPQFIMVAREFRLANTWVALIVPPLFNSLGVLFMRQPFSMMPGELFDAARVEGVKEWQIFLRIALPLARPTMAALAIILFLASWNNYLWPLLINSRPGMMTAPVALGTLIGLTKVSWGGIMAGAVLLTAPILVIFVALQRHFIAGIAAGAIK, encoded by the coding sequence ATGAAATCCAGGTCGCAATCCCTTCTCATGCGCCGGATCGCGCTGCACGCCGCACTGGCGCCGCTTGCGGTGATCTGGCTGTTTCCGCTCTGGATGATGTTCGTCTTCTCCACAATGCCCGATAACGGCATCTTCAGCCCCGACATCGTGCTCTGGCCATCCACCAACTTCATCGAGAATTTCAAGAACCTGCAGGCCGATACCGATTTCGTCGGCGCCATGGTGATCTCCGTCGGCGTTGCGCTCATCTATACTTTCCTGTCGGTGATGCTGACCTCGATGGCCGGTTGGGCGCTGGCGCGTTACCGTTTCGTCGGCCGCTCCATCGTCATCGCCATCATTATCGGCACGATCACGCTGCCTTTCTCCGTAGTGGTCATTCCGCAATTCATCATGGTTGCGCGCGAATTCCGGCTCGCCAACACCTGGGTGGCGCTGATCGTGCCGCCACTATTCAACTCGCTCGGCGTGCTGTTCATGCGGCAACCCTTCTCGATGATGCCGGGCGAGCTTTTCGATGCGGCCCGCGTCGAGGGCGTCAAGGAATGGCAGATCTTCCTGCGCATCGCCCTGCCGCTGGCGCGCCCGACCATGGCGGCACTGGCGATCATCCTCTTTCTCGCCTCGTGGAACAACTACCTCTGGCCGCTCCTCATCAATTCCAGACCGGGAATGATGACTGCGCCGGTGGCATTGGGAACGCTGATCGGCCTCACCAAGGTCTCCTGGGGCGGCATCATGGCTGGAGCGGTGCTGCTAACGGCGCCGATCCTCGTCATCTTCGTGGCTCTCCAGCGCCATTTCATCGCCGGCATCGCGGCCGGCGCAATCAAGTAA
- a CDS encoding carbohydrate ABC transporter permease, with the protein MPFRTRSAYAFLAPYLLVFATFWVWPIINSFLISFQNTRINPWKYSFQANWGRLFYDPAFYNALYNTLIILVIQVPVMIGLATVMAVMLNSPLLKARPLFRFAFFAPVVVGEVAYAAVFRLMFSLDFGIINKLISAVGLSPVSWFDNANAAMALIILAVTWRWAGYNAIIILAGLQSIPDDVYEAATLDRVSKVQQFFHITLPLLKPIILFCVVLSVIGTMQLFAEPFLITNRGGPGGGTETLGLLLYRQGFTSLNFGYASAIAYTMAALAVVISLLNLWVGRDPK; encoded by the coding sequence ATGCCGTTCAGAACCCGGAGCGCCTATGCGTTCCTTGCACCCTATCTGCTGGTCTTTGCCACCTTCTGGGTCTGGCCGATCATCAATTCGTTCCTGATTTCCTTTCAGAACACCCGCATCAACCCGTGGAAATACAGTTTCCAGGCCAATTGGGGGCGGCTGTTCTACGACCCGGCCTTTTACAACGCCCTTTATAACACGCTGATTATCCTGGTGATCCAGGTGCCGGTCATGATCGGCCTTGCGACAGTCATGGCCGTGATGCTCAATTCGCCGCTTTTGAAAGCGCGCCCGCTCTTCCGCTTCGCTTTCTTTGCGCCCGTCGTCGTCGGCGAGGTCGCCTATGCAGCGGTATTCCGGCTGATGTTCAGCCTCGATTTCGGCATCATCAACAAGCTGATCTCCGCCGTCGGCCTCAGCCCAGTGTCCTGGTTCGACAATGCCAATGCCGCCATGGCGCTGATCATCCTCGCCGTCACATGGCGCTGGGCCGGCTATAACGCCATCATCATCCTTGCCGGCCTGCAGTCGATTCCCGACGATGTCTACGAGGCAGCGACACTCGACCGGGTGAGCAAGGTACAGCAGTTCTTTCATATCACCCTGCCGCTTCTCAAACCGATCATCCTCTTCTGTGTGGTGCTCTCGGTGATCGGCACCATGCAGCTCTTCGCCGAGCCCTTCCTGATTACCAATCGCGGTGGTCCTGGCGGCGGCACGGAGACCCTTGGCCTGTTGCTCTACCGCCAGGGCTTTACCTCGCTGAACTTCGGCTATGCCTCGGCGATCGCCTATACGATGGCGGCCCTAGCCGTGGTCATCTCGCTTCTCAATCTCTGGGTCGGGAGGGATCCGAAATGA
- a CDS encoding extracellular solute-binding protein, which yields MRFKLLAATAAVALLASGSAFAQSANLTIWSWNVAASALKSTLPGFNKQFPDIKVTVEDLGNSQVFDKTLAACAAGGDGLPDIVSIENFEAEIFWSRFPDCFANLKELGYTPDIQAKFPDFKRTELEVGDVAYAMPWDSGPVAVFYRRDLYEKAGVDPSTISTWDDFIAAGKKISAANPGVVMAQADFNGDSEWFRMIANEQGCGYYSTDGQNITINQPACVASLQKVKEMKDAGTLTAANWDEKIQANTAGKSASQLYGGWYEGTVRSTSPDLKGKWGVYKMPSLTADGPHAANLGGSSLAISATSANKEAAWKFVNYALGTNEGQITMLKEFGLVPSLLSAEKDPFISEPQPYWGGQKVWADILATLPKIVPSRGTAFQSDAEAIFKATQTKFFAGGYPDAKAALDDAAKQIASATGLPVAQ from the coding sequence ATGCGCTTCAAACTTCTGGCTGCCACCGCAGCTGTAGCATTGCTTGCTTCCGGCTCCGCATTCGCGCAGTCGGCCAATCTCACCATCTGGAGCTGGAATGTCGCCGCGTCGGCATTGAAGTCCACGCTTCCAGGCTTCAACAAACAGTTCCCCGATATCAAGGTCACCGTCGAGGACCTTGGAAACAGCCAGGTTTTCGACAAGACGCTCGCTGCCTGTGCAGCCGGCGGCGACGGCCTGCCTGACATCGTCAGCATCGAAAATTTCGAGGCTGAAATCTTCTGGAGCCGTTTCCCGGATTGCTTCGCCAATCTGAAGGAGCTCGGCTACACCCCCGATATCCAGGCGAAATTCCCTGACTTCAAGCGCACCGAGCTCGAAGTCGGCGATGTCGCCTACGCAATGCCGTGGGATTCTGGTCCTGTCGCCGTCTTCTACCGCCGCGATCTCTACGAAAAGGCGGGCGTCGATCCAAGCACGATCAGCACCTGGGACGATTTCATCGCCGCCGGCAAGAAGATTTCCGCCGCCAATCCCGGCGTCGTCATGGCGCAGGCGGATTTCAATGGCGACAGCGAATGGTTTCGCATGATCGCCAACGAACAGGGCTGCGGCTATTACTCGACCGACGGTCAGAATATCACCATCAACCAGCCGGCCTGCGTCGCCTCGCTTCAGAAGGTGAAGGAAATGAAGGACGCCGGCACGTTGACGGCGGCCAACTGGGACGAAAAGATCCAGGCCAATACCGCGGGCAAGTCCGCAAGCCAGTTGTATGGCGGCTGGTATGAGGGCACCGTGCGCTCGACCTCTCCCGATCTCAAGGGCAAGTGGGGCGTCTACAAGATGCCGAGCCTGACGGCCGACGGCCCGCATGCGGCCAATCTCGGCGGTTCGTCGCTCGCCATTTCGGCGACCTCGGCAAACAAGGAAGCAGCCTGGAAATTCGTCAACTACGCCCTTGGCACGAATGAGGGCCAGATCACCATGCTGAAGGAATTCGGCCTGGTGCCATCGCTGCTTTCAGCTGAAAAGGACCCCTTCATCAGCGAACCTCAGCCCTATTGGGGCGGCCAGAAAGTCTGGGCCGATATCCTGGCGACGCTGCCGAAGATCGTGCCGAGCCGCGGCACCGCTTTCCAGAGCGATGCCGAAGCGATCTTCAAGGCAACGCAGACGAAATTCTTCGCTGGCGGTTATCCCGATGCGAAGGCAGCCCTCGACGATGCCGCCAAGCAGATCGCTTCGGCGACCGGGCTTCCAGTGGCACAATGA
- a CDS encoding helix-turn-helix domain-containing protein — protein sequence MNLAESKVGVRAIYQPGASSIEGSPTALQMFHAHPPVMAMPHWHAQVEVNYVIRGSVHYRMSDHEFRLNAGEMCLFWGGQPHQMDESSDDSLYAGAHLPLVYFFRLRLPISISSRLMKGETLLTSATDAADVDNFARWFRYANSGNPAKAQHAVDELLLRIERIALEPYSMTSQAAIHLDGDHPHSHSSRSVARMCDFIAANFLHDIDSVDIARAADLHPKYAMNLFKRSTGMTLSKYVTLLRLSRAQAMLMSEGANVLQVAMDSGFGSISAFNKSFRHIAGMSPSDFRRDIRLVTTIPAGAFRN from the coding sequence ATGAATTTGGCGGAAAGTAAGGTCGGCGTGCGTGCAATCTATCAGCCCGGAGCGAGCAGCATCGAGGGTTCGCCGACGGCGCTGCAAATGTTTCATGCCCATCCGCCGGTGATGGCCATGCCCCACTGGCACGCGCAGGTCGAGGTCAACTACGTGATTCGCGGAAGCGTGCACTATCGCATGAGCGACCACGAATTCCGGCTGAACGCCGGTGAAATGTGTCTCTTCTGGGGTGGGCAGCCGCATCAGATGGACGAATCCTCCGATGATTCGCTCTATGCCGGCGCGCATCTGCCGCTCGTCTATTTCTTCCGGCTGCGCCTGCCGATCAGCATTTCCAGTCGGCTGATGAAGGGCGAGACACTGCTGACTTCGGCAACGGATGCCGCAGACGTCGACAACTTCGCCCGCTGGTTCCGTTATGCCAACTCAGGCAATCCCGCCAAGGCCCAGCATGCCGTCGACGAACTGCTGTTGCGCATCGAGCGCATCGCGCTCGAACCTTATTCGATGACGTCGCAGGCGGCCATCCATCTCGACGGCGATCATCCGCATTCGCATTCCTCGCGCAGCGTCGCCCGCATGTGCGATTTCATCGCCGCCAATTTCCTGCACGACATCGATTCGGTCGATATCGCCCGCGCTGCCGACCTGCATCCGAAATATGCGATGAACCTGTTCAAGCGATCGACCGGCATGACGCTCAGCAAATATGTGACGCTTCTGCGGCTGTCGCGCGCCCAGGCGATGCTGATGAGCGAGGGCGCCAACGTGCTGCAGGTGGCAATGGACAGCGGCTTCGGCTCGATCAGCGCCTTCAACAAATCCTTCCGCCACATCGCCGGCATGTCGCCATCGGACTTCCGCCGCGATATTCGGCTGGTGACGACGATCCCCGCTGGCGCCTTCCGAAACTAG